One genomic window of Parasteatoda tepidariorum isolate YZ-2023 chromosome 9, CAS_Ptep_4.0, whole genome shotgun sequence includes the following:
- the LOC107445875 gene encoding sodium/potassium-transporting ATPase subunit beta-1-interacting protein 3 — MACCAVRCILITTCVIQLVSTIQRQILDFLGYMWTPILVNFFQIIFAILGIFGAYQYKIKYITCYAVWTSLWLGWNVFVICVYFEAGILTRDTEVLNMGTGSRSWWLVNGAGCRPIYNTSHEDPFYFPTPSSVEGCVIEYFYIEAIQAAVQCFLAILGIISASFTIYVFTRDDDSCSVKQIRNLPYSIEYHNDTSAPDINSSNCQRPMTPRKVKQRSTRSKRGSRRRYYQNPVTKLINASNNQNNYNADYYPAHVNTAFSMSQPPSEAGSRPTSALYLNGRPSPIYMNETDTVI, encoded by the exons atGGCCTGTTGTGCTGTTCgttgtattttaattacaacATGTGTAATTCAATTG GTATCTACAATTCAAAgacaaattttagatttcttgGGTTATATGTGGACTCCCATcctggttaatttttttcaaataatctttGCAATATTAGGAATATTTGGAGCTtaccaatataaaattaagtacataACATGt TATGCTGTCTGGACTTCACTGTGGCTAGGATGGAATGTATTTGTTATATGCGTCTATTTTGAAGCTGGCATTTTAACCAGG GATACAGAAGTGTTGAATATGGGCACTGGAAGTCGTAGCTGGTGGCTAGTAAATGGAGCTGGCTGTAGACCAATTTACAATACATCACACGAAGATCCATTCTATTTTCCAACTCCGTCCTCCGTTGAAGGATGtgttatagaatatttttatattgaagccATTCAGGCTGCTGTCCAGTGTTTCTTGGCA ATTCTTGGTATAATATCTGCCTCCTttacaatttatgtttttactaGAGATGATGATTCTT GTTCAGTGAAACAGATTAGAAACCTTCCCTACAGCATTGAATATCACAATGACACATCAGCTCCTGACATCAATTCTAGCAACTGCCAACGTCCTATGACACCCAGAAAAGTGAAGCAGCGCTCAACACGCTCAAAACGGGGCTCTAGAAGGCGATACTATCAGAACCCCGTCACTAAGCTCATCAATGCTTCCAACAACCAGAATAATTATAATGCAGATTATTACCCTGCACACGTGAACACTGCCTTTTCAATGTCACAACCGCCTTCGGAAGCTGGTTCACGGCCAACTTCTGCCCTTTACCTAAATGGCAGGCCTAGTCCAATCTACATGAACGAAACAGATACTGTTATTTAG